In Streptomyces longhuiensis, the following proteins share a genomic window:
- a CDS encoding amino acid ABC transporter permease, producing the protein MNVLLDHLAEFREGFIGTVLLTLASGLLAMILGVIIAGFRVSPVPPLRFFGTAWVTLFRNTPLTLLFLVAWFVVPVIFMPGLSPWAKALMALGFYTSAFVCEAVRSGISTVPLGQAEAARSIGMTFFQTLRLIILPQATRTVLPPLSSIFIALTKNSAIAGAFSVTELFGVQKLLSDQGFAIAWIFLWVALGYLVITFTISGLFRLLERRMGVAR; encoded by the coding sequence GTGAACGTATTGCTCGACCATCTCGCGGAATTCCGCGAGGGGTTCATAGGCACCGTCCTGCTGACCCTGGCCAGCGGGCTCCTCGCGATGATCCTGGGTGTCATCATCGCCGGGTTCCGTGTCTCACCCGTGCCCCCGCTGCGCTTCTTCGGCACCGCCTGGGTCACGCTCTTCAGGAACACCCCGCTGACCCTGCTCTTCCTTGTGGCGTGGTTCGTCGTTCCGGTCATCTTCATGCCGGGCCTCAGCCCGTGGGCCAAGGCCCTCATGGCGCTGGGCTTCTACACCTCGGCGTTCGTGTGCGAGGCCGTCCGGTCCGGCATCAGCACGGTGCCGCTGGGACAGGCGGAGGCCGCCCGGTCCATCGGAATGACCTTCTTCCAGACGCTGCGCCTGATCATCCTTCCGCAGGCCACCCGCACCGTCCTGCCGCCGCTCAGCTCGATCTTCATCGCGCTGACGAAGAACTCGGCGATCGCGGGCGCGTTCAGTGTCACCGAGCTGTTCGGCGTGCAGAAGCTGCTCAGCGACCAGGGCTTCGCCATCGCCTGGATCTTCCTCTGGGTGGCCCTCGGCTACCTGGTCATCACCTTCACCATCAGCGGTCTCTTCCGGCTGCTCGAGCGGCGCATGGGGGTCGCACGATGA
- a CDS encoding glutamate ABC transporter substrate-binding protein, with translation MKLRKSAAAAATVAVLALAATACGGDSGNAGDKPAGGAGGKDQPKLPTYTVASGVKLDSATLKRAQKAGKIVIGAKNDQPFLGFQDTDGKRSGFDIEIAKMVAADLGFKPSQIEFKTIDSNVRETTISKGEVDLYVGTYTINDERKKQVGFAGPYFMAGADLLVRGDEKGITGPDSVKGKTVCSIKGSTPLQEIKKPKYGAKTVELSKYSECVQQLLNNEVDAVTTDDAILKGYAAQRPGKLKVVGKPFTEEPYGVGMNKDDKALREAVSKALEAHEKNGDYKKAYDATLGLSKSAYTAPPALERY, from the coding sequence ATGAAGCTCCGCAAGTCCGCCGCCGCGGCGGCCACTGTCGCCGTGCTCGCCCTCGCCGCCACCGCGTGCGGCGGAGACTCCGGCAACGCCGGTGACAAGCCCGCCGGCGGCGCCGGCGGCAAGGACCAGCCGAAGCTGCCCACGTACACGGTCGCCTCGGGCGTGAAGCTGGACTCCGCGACGCTGAAGCGCGCGCAGAAGGCCGGAAAGATCGTCATCGGCGCCAAGAACGACCAGCCGTTCCTCGGCTTCCAGGACACCGACGGCAAGCGCTCCGGCTTCGACATCGAGATCGCCAAGATGGTCGCCGCCGACCTCGGCTTCAAGCCGTCGCAGATCGAGTTCAAGACGATCGACTCGAACGTCCGTGAGACGACCATCTCCAAGGGCGAGGTCGACCTCTACGTGGGCACGTACACGATCAACGACGAGCGCAAGAAGCAGGTCGGTTTCGCCGGCCCGTACTTCATGGCCGGCGCCGACCTCCTCGTCCGCGGTGACGAGAAGGGCATCACGGGCCCCGACTCCGTCAAGGGCAAGACCGTCTGCTCCATCAAGGGCTCGACCCCGCTCCAGGAGATCAAGAAGCCCAAGTACGGCGCCAAGACCGTCGAGCTGTCCAAGTACTCCGAGTGCGTGCAGCAGCTGCTCAACAACGAGGTCGACGCCGTCACCACCGACGACGCGATCCTCAAGGGCTACGCCGCCCAGCGCCCGGGCAAGCTGAAGGTCGTCGGCAAGCCGTTCACCGAGGAGCCGTACGGCGTCGGCATGAACAAGGACGACAAGGCGCTGCGCGAGGCGGTCTCGAAGGCCCTCGAGGCGCACGAGAAGAACGGCGACTACAAGAAGGCGTACGACGCGACGCTCGGCCTGTCCAAGTCCGCGTACACCGCGCCGCCGGCGCTCGAGCGCTACTGA
- a CDS encoding amino acid ABC transporter ATP-binding protein — protein MTDVSVTKDAIPAADELVVLNQVNKHFGALHVLQDIDLTIARGEVVVVIGPSGSGKSTLCRTINRLETVDTGAITIDGKPLPQEGKELARLRADVGMVFQSFNLFAHKTVLENVMLGQIKVRKADKKAAEAKARTLLDRVGVGTQADKYPAQLSGGQQQRVAIARALAMDPKIMLFDEPTSALDPEMINEVLEVMQQLARDGMTMIVVTHEMGFARSAANRVVFMADGRIVEEATPDQFFSNPRSDRAKDFLSKILHH, from the coding sequence ATGACCGATGTATCGGTGACCAAGGACGCCATTCCCGCGGCCGACGAGCTGGTCGTGCTGAACCAAGTCAACAAGCACTTCGGCGCGCTGCACGTGCTCCAGGACATCGACCTGACCATCGCGCGTGGTGAGGTCGTCGTCGTCATCGGACCCTCGGGCTCCGGCAAGTCGACGCTGTGCCGCACGATCAACCGCCTGGAGACCGTCGACACGGGTGCCATCACGATCGACGGCAAGCCGCTGCCCCAGGAGGGCAAGGAGCTGGCCCGCCTCCGCGCGGACGTGGGCATGGTCTTCCAGTCCTTCAACCTCTTCGCGCACAAGACCGTGCTCGAGAACGTGATGCTGGGGCAGATCAAGGTCCGCAAGGCGGACAAGAAGGCGGCCGAGGCCAAGGCTCGCACCCTGCTCGACCGGGTGGGCGTCGGCACGCAGGCGGACAAGTACCCCGCACAGCTCTCCGGCGGGCAGCAGCAACGCGTCGCGATCGCACGGGCGTTGGCGATGGACCCCAAGATCATGCTCTTCGACGAGCCGACGTCGGCCCTCGACCCGGAGATGATCAACGAGGTCCTCGAGGTCATGCAGCAGCTCGCCCGTGACGGCATGACGATGATCGTCGTGACGCACGAGATGGGCTTCGCGCGCTCGGCGGCCAACCGCGTGGTCTTCATGGCGGACGGACGGATCGTCGAAGAGGCCACCCCCGACCAGTTCTTCAGCAACCCGCGCAGCGACCGGGCCAAGGACTTCCTGTCGAAGATCCTGCACCACTGA
- a CDS encoding response regulator transcription factor, with translation MRLLLVEDDDHVAAALSAVLARHGFDVRHARSGEEALRALVPDADAFGVVLLDLGLPDQDGYEVCGKIRKRTSTPVIMVTARADVRSRIHGLNLGADDYVVKPYDTGELLARIHAVSRRSVPDDTSASAEDGLRLGSVHIELPTRQVSVDGSVVQLTRKEFDLLALLAQRPGVVFRREQIISEVWRTSWEGTGRTLEVHVASLRSKLRMPALIETVRGVGYRLVAPAA, from the coding sequence ATGAGACTGCTTCTCGTCGAGGACGACGACCATGTCGCCGCCGCTCTGTCGGCGGTCCTCGCCCGGCACGGCTTCGACGTGAGGCACGCCCGCAGCGGCGAGGAAGCGCTCCGGGCGCTCGTCCCCGACGCGGACGCCTTCGGAGTCGTACTCCTCGATCTCGGCCTGCCCGACCAGGACGGCTACGAGGTGTGCGGCAAGATCCGCAAGCGCACGTCGACACCGGTGATCATGGTGACCGCGCGCGCGGACGTACGTTCCCGCATCCACGGCCTCAACCTCGGCGCCGACGACTACGTGGTGAAGCCGTACGACACCGGGGAGCTGCTCGCCCGTATCCACGCGGTCAGCCGGCGCAGTGTGCCGGACGACACCTCCGCGTCGGCCGAGGACGGTCTGCGGCTCGGGTCCGTGCACATCGAACTGCCCACCCGCCAGGTCAGCGTGGACGGTTCGGTTGTCCAACTGACCCGCAAGGAGTTCGACCTCCTGGCGCTTCTCGCGCAGCGCCCCGGGGTGGTGTTCCGCCGGGAACAGATCATCAGCGAGGTCTGGCGCACCAGTTGGGAGGGGACGGGCCGCACCCTGGAGGTGCATGTCGCGTCCCTGCGCTCCAAGCTGCGCATGCCCGCCCTCATCGAGACCGTGCGCGGCGTCGGGTACCGGCTCGTCGCGCCGGCCGCCTAG
- a CDS encoding sensor histidine kinase: MRARLLPLLIVLMAGVLLALGFPLAVSVAAAQQQKVVVDRIDDTARFAALAQFVTKRSTGSRVHVTDERQQTLQNELTRYYEVYGIRAGVFYRNSDPMGHAPDSWQLPRDGAVREAFDEALFSRGSHDPRQVWPWQRGRLVVASPVISDGDVVAVVVTESPTGKMRSQTLQGWLLIAAGEVAAMLLAVGAALRLTGWVLRPVRVLDATTHDIATGRLKSRVASAGGPPELRRLARSFNEMADNVEDVLEQQRAFVADASHQLRNPLAALLLRIELLAFELPEGNEEIASVRTEGKRLASVLDDLLDLALAEHTEADLRLTDIGELVTERVGAWRPVADEKGVTLIEDCPAVTGWADPVTLSSALDAVIDNALKFTPSGEEVKVRVARNGESTEIVVADRGPGLREDELARIGDRFWRSAGHQNVKGSGLGLSISRTLLAAGGGSITYALHEPHGLRVTVAVPRTHREG; the protein is encoded by the coding sequence GTGCGCGCTCGCCTCCTCCCGCTGCTCATCGTCCTCATGGCGGGCGTGCTGCTCGCGCTCGGCTTCCCGCTCGCCGTGAGCGTGGCGGCCGCCCAGCAGCAGAAGGTCGTCGTCGACCGCATCGACGACACGGCACGCTTTGCCGCGCTGGCCCAGTTCGTCACCAAGCGCTCGACGGGTTCCCGCGTACACGTCACGGACGAGCGCCAGCAGACCCTGCAGAACGAACTCACCCGCTACTACGAGGTGTACGGGATTCGCGCGGGCGTCTTCTACCGCAACAGTGATCCCATGGGGCACGCCCCGGACAGCTGGCAGCTGCCCCGCGACGGAGCCGTGCGCGAGGCCTTCGACGAGGCCCTGTTCTCGCGCGGCAGCCACGACCCCCGGCAGGTGTGGCCATGGCAGCGCGGCAGGCTCGTCGTCGCGTCACCCGTCATCAGCGACGGCGACGTCGTGGCGGTCGTCGTCACCGAATCGCCCACCGGCAAGATGCGCTCCCAGACGCTCCAGGGATGGCTGCTCATCGCGGCGGGCGAGGTGGCCGCGATGCTCCTGGCCGTCGGCGCGGCGCTGCGGCTGACGGGCTGGGTCCTGCGGCCCGTGCGCGTCCTCGACGCGACCACCCACGACATCGCCACCGGACGCCTGAAGTCCCGCGTCGCCTCGGCCGGCGGACCGCCGGAACTCCGGCGCCTGGCCCGCTCGTTCAACGAGATGGCCGACAACGTCGAGGACGTCCTGGAGCAGCAGCGCGCCTTCGTCGCCGACGCCTCGCACCAGCTGCGCAATCCGCTCGCCGCCCTGCTCCTGCGCATCGAGCTCCTGGCGTTCGAACTGCCCGAGGGGAACGAGGAGATCGCCTCCGTGCGCACGGAGGGCAAGCGGCTCGCCTCGGTCCTCGACGACCTCCTCGACCTGGCCCTCGCCGAACACACCGAAGCGGACCTGCGACTCACGGACATCGGCGAGCTGGTGACCGAACGGGTGGGTGCCTGGCGGCCGGTCGCCGACGAGAAGGGCGTCACACTGATCGAGGACTGCCCCGCGGTCACCGGCTGGGCGGATCCCGTGACGCTGTCGAGCGCCCTGGACGCGGTGATCGACAACGCTCTGAAGTTCACCCCCTCCGGCGAGGAGGTGAAGGTCCGCGTCGCCCGTAACGGAGAGTCCACGGAGATCGTGGTCGCGGACCGCGGTCCGGGCCTGCGCGAGGACGAACTCGCCCGGATCGGCGACCGGTTCTGGCGCAGCGCCGGCCACCAGAACGTCAAGGGCTCGGGCCTCGGCCTGTCCATCTCACGGACGCTGCTCGCGGCGGGCGGCGGCTCCATCACGTACGCCCTCCACGAACCGCACGGGCTGCGCGTGACGGTGGCGGTGCCCCGGACCCATCGGGAAGGCTGA
- a CDS encoding TAXI family TRAP transporter solute-binding subunit: MSKALPHISRRRALEGSAATLVVLGLLLWWLLPLDDGRPGGSVTFSTGQRTGVYERYGNLLKTALGHDLPDLDVRLTNSEGSQENVERVATGKADFTIAAADAVEKYKLQGGAGGDRLRGCARLYDDYVQLVVPRSSSIRSVEDLRGLRVAVGGRGSGVRLIAERVAEAAGLDLDKDMKPVSTGIDGMPQALKAGEIDAFFWSGGLPTTHVRKLSENYPIRLVELGNLVDALHKQGGASRYYRAAVMPADAYPDAQQGVSVPTLAVANLLVTTDRADPRLTEALTRTVIDSRDRIGTQVHAAQLVDLRTALYTDPLALHEGARRYYRSVKP, translated from the coding sequence ATGTCCAAGGCCCTCCCCCATATCAGCAGGCGCCGAGCCCTGGAGGGCTCGGCCGCCACACTCGTGGTCCTCGGGCTGCTCCTGTGGTGGCTGCTGCCGCTGGACGACGGGAGGCCAGGGGGCAGCGTGACCTTCAGTACGGGCCAGCGGACCGGGGTGTACGAGCGCTACGGCAACCTCCTCAAGACCGCGCTCGGCCACGACCTGCCGGACCTCGACGTGCGCCTGACGAACAGCGAGGGGTCCCAGGAGAACGTCGAGCGGGTCGCCACGGGGAAGGCCGATTTCACGATCGCGGCCGCCGACGCCGTGGAGAAGTACAAGCTTCAGGGCGGCGCCGGAGGGGACCGGCTGCGCGGCTGCGCCCGCCTCTACGACGACTACGTGCAGCTGGTCGTGCCCCGCTCGTCGTCGATCAGGTCGGTCGAGGACCTGCGCGGCCTCCGGGTCGCCGTGGGCGGCAGGGGCTCCGGGGTACGGCTCATCGCGGAGCGTGTGGCCGAGGCCGCCGGTCTCGACCTGGACAAGGACATGAAGCCGGTCTCCACGGGGATCGACGGCATGCCCCAGGCGCTCAAGGCCGGTGAGATCGACGCCTTCTTCTGGTCGGGCGGCCTGCCGACGACCCATGTGCGCAAGCTGTCGGAGAACTACCCCATCCGTCTCGTCGAGCTCGGCAACCTCGTCGACGCGCTGCACAAGCAGGGCGGCGCGTCCCGCTACTACCGGGCCGCAGTGATGCCCGCGGACGCCTATCCGGACGCGCAGCAGGGTGTCTCGGTGCCCACACTGGCCGTGGCGAACCTGCTGGTCACCACGGACCGTGCGGACCCCCGCCTCACGGAGGCGCTGACGCGCACGGTGATAGACAGCCGCGACCGCATCGGCACGCAGGTGCACGCGGCGCAGCTCGTGGACCTGCGGACGGCGCTCTACACGGATCCGCTGGCGCTGCACGAGGGCGCCCGCCGCTACTACCGCTCGGTGAAGCCGTAG
- a CDS encoding nuclear transport factor 2 family protein translates to MSQSVGTLRQQVTGDLYAEVQTFYAQQMRRVDALDIEGFADTFTDDGEVVHAGGQRQSGRAEMIAGMRANLPRYKDIAVRHWFGHLLIEADPQDEDTIRVSYYTLVTQTDREGKVSFQPTFTVDDVLVRRDGGLLTRSRVIHRDSPAAPAAS, encoded by the coding sequence ATGTCTCAGTCCGTCGGGACCCTCCGTCAGCAGGTCACGGGTGACCTGTACGCCGAGGTGCAGACGTTCTACGCCCAGCAGATGCGACGGGTCGACGCCCTGGACATCGAGGGCTTCGCCGACACGTTCACCGACGACGGGGAGGTCGTCCACGCGGGCGGTCAGCGCCAGAGCGGCCGTGCGGAGATGATCGCCGGGATGCGCGCCAACCTGCCGCGCTACAAGGACATCGCCGTGCGCCACTGGTTCGGCCACCTCCTCATAGAGGCCGACCCCCAGGACGAGGACACCATCCGGGTCTCGTACTACACGCTGGTCACCCAGACCGACCGCGAAGGGAAGGTCTCCTTCCAGCCGACGTTCACCGTCGACGACGTGCTCGTGCGCCGCGACGGCGGGCTGCTGACCCGCTCCCGCGTCATCCACCGCGACAGCCCCGCCGCTCCCGCGGCCTCCTGA
- a CDS encoding MBL fold metallo-hydrolase, whose translation MSATTASSVAAPGTLHQVADGVYAFVQPEGGWCLNNAGLVAGGGQAALVDTAATESRTRRLREEVERVVPGGPDYVVNTHFHGDHTFGNGQFAPRAAVVAHAGTRSDTQEAGLGLRHLWPDVEWGETPLTLPTLTFRDELTLHADGGLRTELLHVGPAHTANDVIAWVPERGVLFTGDVVWSGVTPYILMGSVTGSLRALERMRALGASVVVPGHGPVGGPELLDATESYVRRLQDLARDGLRRGVGPLQAAREADLGAFAGLLDSERLVGNLHRAYAELEGLAPGARIDVAASFKEMVAFHGALPSCHA comes from the coding sequence GTGAGTGCGACAACCGCGTCCTCGGTGGCGGCGCCGGGCACCCTGCACCAGGTCGCCGACGGGGTGTACGCGTTCGTCCAGCCTGAGGGCGGCTGGTGCCTGAACAACGCCGGCCTCGTCGCCGGCGGCGGCCAGGCGGCCCTGGTCGACACGGCGGCGACCGAATCCCGCACCCGTCGGCTGCGGGAGGAGGTGGAGCGCGTCGTGCCGGGCGGCCCGGACTATGTCGTGAACACCCACTTCCACGGCGACCACACCTTCGGCAACGGACAGTTCGCGCCGCGCGCGGCCGTTGTGGCGCACGCGGGCACGCGGTCCGACACGCAGGAGGCGGGCCTCGGCCTGCGCCACCTGTGGCCGGACGTCGAGTGGGGCGAGACCCCACTGACCCTGCCCACGCTCACCTTCCGGGACGAGCTGACCCTGCACGCGGACGGTGGTCTGCGCACCGAGCTCCTCCACGTGGGCCCCGCCCACACCGCGAACGACGTGATCGCGTGGGTGCCGGAGCGCGGCGTGCTGTTCACCGGTGACGTGGTGTGGTCGGGGGTGACCCCGTACATCCTGATGGGCTCGGTCACCGGCTCGCTGCGGGCCCTGGAGCGGATGCGGGCGCTCGGTGCCTCCGTGGTCGTCCCCGGGCACGGCCCGGTCGGCGGACCTGAGCTCCTCGACGCGACGGAGTCCTACGTCCGCCGGCTCCAGGACCTCGCGCGGGACGGCCTGCGGCGCGGCGTGGGCCCGCTCCAGGCGGCCCGGGAAGCGGACCTCGGCGCGTTCGCCGGGCTCCTGGACTCCGAGCGCCTGGTCGGAAACCTGCATCGCGCGTACGCCGAACTCGAGGGCCTGGCACCGGGCGCCCGTATCGATGTCGCGGCGTCCTTCAAGGAGATGGTCGCCTTCCACGGCGCCCTGCCCTCCTGCCACGCCTGA
- a CDS encoding flavin reductase family protein, which translates to MTAVTSGATLAEPDVAAFRAAMGRFPTGVTLLTQGSGDETIVMTLNSLTSVSLDPLLILVSVKASGRMRPRISQAGSFAVNVLAESQLDLALEFCRPDRPEGRAAMLRLGAEEGLTGNAVLPASETYVECVLDAEYTAGDHTLLIGRVVALSGGASEPDPLLFHQGKFGRLSPASSTEQREAAA; encoded by the coding sequence ATGACTGCTGTGACCTCCGGCGCAACTCTGGCCGAACCCGACGTGGCCGCCTTCCGGGCCGCGATGGGCCGATTCCCGACGGGCGTCACCCTGCTCACCCAGGGAAGCGGCGACGAGACCATCGTGATGACCCTGAACAGCCTCACCTCGGTCTCGCTCGACCCGCTGCTGATCCTCGTGTCCGTCAAGGCCTCCGGCCGGATGCGCCCGCGGATATCGCAGGCGGGCAGCTTCGCCGTGAACGTGCTCGCCGAGTCCCAGCTGGATCTGGCGCTGGAGTTCTGCCGGCCCGACCGGCCGGAGGGCCGCGCCGCGATGCTGCGCCTCGGTGCCGAGGAGGGCCTCACCGGCAACGCCGTGCTGCCCGCGTCGGAGACGTACGTCGAGTGCGTGCTGGACGCGGAGTACACGGCCGGCGACCACACGCTGCTGATCGGCCGGGTCGTCGCTCTGTCCGGCGGAGCGTCCGAGCCGGACCCGCTCCTGTTCCACCAGGGCAAGTTCGGCCGTCTGTCACCCGCCTCGTCCACCGAGCAGCGGGAGGCGGCCGCGTGA
- a CDS encoding SDR family NAD(P)-dependent oxidoreductase codes for MTDAGRRVAFVTGATSGIGLAVTELLARQGVAVFGVARDAENVAAMVKAQREQGHEVAGTVCDVTSVTQIQQAVAAAVAEYGRIDILVNNAGRGGGGVTAELPDALWDDVIETNLNGTFRVTREVLSTGLMREGSWGRIINIASTGGKQGVELAAPYSASKHGVIGFTKAVGKELAATGITVNAVCPGYVETPMAQRVRQGYAGHYGVSEQEIQEKFNAKIPLGRYSTPEEVAGLVGYLASDPAGSITAQAMNVCGGLGNY; via the coding sequence ATGACAGACGCGGGACGACGAGTGGCCTTCGTCACCGGGGCGACCAGCGGGATCGGCCTGGCCGTGACCGAGCTGCTGGCCCGGCAGGGCGTCGCGGTGTTCGGTGTGGCGCGGGACGCGGAGAACGTCGCCGCCATGGTCAAGGCGCAGCGCGAGCAGGGCCACGAGGTGGCCGGCACGGTGTGCGACGTGACGTCCGTGACGCAGATCCAGCAGGCCGTGGCCGCCGCGGTGGCCGAGTACGGCCGCATCGACATCCTCGTCAACAACGCGGGCCGCGGCGGCGGCGGGGTGACCGCGGAGCTGCCCGACGCGCTCTGGGACGACGTGATCGAGACCAACCTGAACGGCACCTTCCGTGTCACCCGGGAAGTGCTCAGCACGGGCCTGATGCGCGAGGGCTCCTGGGGACGGATCATCAACATCGCCTCCACCGGCGGCAAGCAGGGCGTCGAGCTCGCCGCGCCCTACTCCGCCTCCAAACACGGAGTGATCGGCTTCACCAAGGCCGTCGGCAAGGAGCTCGCCGCGACCGGCATCACCGTGAACGCCGTCTGCCCCGGATACGTCGAGACGCCCATGGCCCAGCGCGTGCGGCAGGGCTACGCGGGCCACTACGGAGTGAGCGAGCAGGAGATCCAGGAGAAGTTCAACGCCAAGATCCCGCTCGGCCGCTATTCCACACCCGAGGAGGTCGCCGGGCTCGTCGGCTACCTCGCGTCGGACCCGGCCGGATCCATCACCGCCCAGGCCATGAACGTCTGCGGTGGGCTCGGCAACTACTGA
- a CDS encoding SRPBCC family protein produces MPEQTQTLPDVRKSVTVAATPDECFKVFTERPADWWPPSHILVRKERAGLAFEAGVGGRYYEWDVEGTEIAWGRVLEWVPGRRVVMTWRIDPNWQSIPTDDGASEIEVDFEAVDAGHTRVSLAHVKLDRHGPGAERIFKALDGPSPGETLERFARALTNGSGS; encoded by the coding sequence GTGCCCGAGCAGACGCAGACCCTGCCCGACGTCAGGAAGTCGGTGACCGTGGCGGCGACGCCCGACGAGTGCTTCAAGGTCTTCACCGAACGCCCGGCGGACTGGTGGCCGCCGAGCCACATCCTGGTGCGCAAGGAGCGGGCCGGCCTCGCCTTCGAGGCGGGCGTCGGCGGGCGCTACTACGAGTGGGACGTGGAAGGCACCGAGATCGCCTGGGGCCGCGTACTGGAGTGGGTGCCGGGCCGCCGCGTCGTCATGACCTGGCGGATCGACCCCAACTGGCAGTCCATCCCCACCGACGACGGCGCCAGCGAGATCGAGGTCGACTTCGAGGCCGTCGACGCGGGACACACCCGTGTCTCGCTCGCCCACGTCAAGCTGGACCGGCACGGTCCCGGCGCCGAGCGCATCTTCAAGGCGCTCGACGGGCCGAGCCCCGGCGAGACGCTGGAGCGCTTCGCCCGCGCCCTCACGAACGGCTCCGGATCGTGA
- a CDS encoding hydrolase: MSVDLGVLAAPDAAPVVPATGLVAAADGIRPLAARHAADADTGRSLSREVTDAIREAGFARHFVAARFGGTEGSFADLTRAVMSVGEGCAASAWCASLAAYSARFASHLPEQGHQELWGAGPDTVVATGLMPAGRARPADGGWRVTGEWSYVSAVDFADWVMVCAAVAGGEGPPQLRFFTLPRGTYTVRETWDSIGMRATGSHTVVVDDVFVPAHLTFDRTDMLTGRNGASRVSAHNVPFQAVGGLTFIAPVVGAATGALAACTGSIQGRRRNQTAELTVVRASGRIDAARHLVMENAQVLDQRLFTPEPMARNERNATFAAEILREAVALLVGAAGTGGLGEGHTLQRFWRDITSATSHVALQYDTAARKNYSAVLLGPEG, translated from the coding sequence GTGAGCGTCGACCTCGGCGTCCTCGCCGCTCCCGACGCCGCCCCGGTGGTCCCCGCCACCGGGCTCGTCGCCGCCGCCGACGGAATACGCCCGCTCGCGGCCCGCCACGCGGCGGACGCGGACACGGGCCGCAGCCTGTCCCGCGAGGTCACCGACGCGATACGGGAGGCCGGGTTCGCCCGGCATTTCGTGGCCGCGCGGTTCGGCGGCACGGAGGGCTCGTTCGCGGACCTGACCCGGGCCGTCATGTCCGTCGGCGAGGGCTGTGCCGCCTCGGCCTGGTGTGCCTCGCTCGCCGCGTACTCGGCCCGCTTCGCCTCGCACCTGCCCGAGCAGGGGCACCAGGAGCTGTGGGGCGCGGGGCCCGACACCGTCGTCGCGACCGGTCTGATGCCCGCCGGGCGGGCCAGGCCGGCCGACGGCGGCTGGCGGGTCACCGGTGAGTGGTCCTACGTCAGCGCCGTCGACTTCGCCGACTGGGTGATGGTCTGCGCGGCGGTCGCGGGCGGTGAGGGACCGCCGCAACTGCGCTTCTTCACCCTGCCACGGGGCACGTACACCGTGCGCGAGACCTGGGACAGCATCGGGATGCGGGCCACCGGCAGCCACACGGTCGTGGTCGACGACGTGTTCGTGCCGGCGCATCTGACCTTCGACCGTACCGACATGCTCACCGGCCGCAACGGCGCCTCGCGCGTGTCCGCGCACAACGTGCCCTTCCAGGCGGTGGGTGGACTGACCTTCATCGCCCCCGTCGTCGGCGCCGCCACCGGCGCGCTGGCCGCCTGTACGGGATCGATCCAGGGGCGCCGGCGCAACCAGACCGCCGAGCTGACCGTCGTACGTGCCTCCGGCCGCATCGACGCCGCGCGCCACCTCGTCATGGAGAACGCCCAGGTCCTCGACCAGCGCCTCTTCACCCCCGAGCCCATGGCGCGCAACGAACGGAACGCCACCTTCGCCGCCGAGATCCTGCGCGAGGCCGTGGCCCTCCTCGTGGGCGCGGCCGGGACCGGCGGCCTCGGTGAGGGGCACACGCTCCAGCGCTTCTGGCGGGACATCACATCGGCGACGAGCCATGTGGCGCTGCAGTACGACACCGCCGCCCGCAAGAACTACTCCGCGGTGCTGCTCGGCCCGGAGGGATGA